The Solea solea chromosome 19, fSolSol10.1, whole genome shotgun sequence genome has a window encoding:
- the nxnl2 gene encoding nucleoredoxin-like protein 2, with protein MVEVFTGRTLLNKDGDLIDPDEALKNKVVGIYFSAGWCPPCRDFTPILCDFYTELVEESEPPAQFEIVFVSSDKSSDDMVEYYHDMHGDWLALPWTDDYKHELKHRYKITAVPKLVIVKENGDVITDKGRKQIRDRGLSCFTTWLDAAEIFQNFKG; from the exons ATGGTGGAGGTTTTCACGGGGCGGACGCTCCTCAACAAGGACGGGGATTTAATTGACCCAGACGAGGCGTTAAAGAACAAAGTAGTGGGGATCTACTTTTCTGCCGGCTGGTGTCCGCCATGTCGAGACTTCACTCCCATTCTGTGTGACTTCTACACGGAGCTGGTGGAGGAGAGCGAACCTCCTGCTCAGTTTGAGATCGTCTTTGTTTCGTCTGACAAATCCAGCGACGATATGGTTGAATATTATCATGACATGCACGGAGACTGGCTGGCTCTGCCCTGGACGGATGACTACAAACA tgaGTTGAAGCATCGCTACAAGATCACCGCGGTGCCCAAACTGGTGATCGTGAAGGAGAATGGCGACGTGATCACAGACAAGGGCAGGAAGCAGATCCGAGATCGAGGCCTGTCCTGCTTCACGACCTGGTTGGACGCAGCCGAAATCTTTCAGAACTTTAAGGGTTAG